In Bradyrhizobium guangxiense, the following are encoded in one genomic region:
- a CDS encoding histidine phosphatase family protein, whose amino-acid sequence MAVPTIYYLRHGETEWNALGRLQGTKDVPLNARGRGQAVEAGSILADLFRREGRDKASLPYVSSPLGRARQTMELARGKLELPVGEYALDDRLREIGYGTWEGLTLAESEAADPDIYARRLADKWTVGPAGGETYADVQVRVRAWYDQLRADTVAVAHGGTCRALMVSLGLETPASAAELYIQQGAVYVFREGRLEKFS is encoded by the coding sequence ATGGCCGTGCCCACGATCTATTATCTTCGCCACGGCGAGACCGAGTGGAATGCGCTCGGCAGGCTTCAAGGCACCAAGGACGTTCCGCTGAACGCGCGCGGGCGCGGTCAGGCGGTTGAGGCCGGCAGCATTCTCGCCGACCTGTTCAGGCGCGAGGGGCGTGATAAGGCGTCATTGCCTTACGTGTCGAGCCCGCTTGGCCGTGCGCGCCAGACCATGGAGCTCGCGCGCGGCAAGCTCGAACTGCCGGTCGGCGAATACGCGCTCGATGATCGGTTGCGAGAGATCGGCTACGGCACGTGGGAAGGGCTGACACTGGCCGAGAGCGAGGCGGCTGATCCCGACATTTACGCCAGGCGTCTCGCCGACAAATGGACGGTAGGCCCCGCGGGCGGGGAGACCTATGCCGATGTCCAGGTCCGCGTCCGCGCCTGGTACGACCAGCTGCGAGCCGACACCGTCGCCGTCGCCCATGGCGGGACCTGCCGGGCCCTGATGGTTTCGCTCGGCCTGGAAACCCCGGCCAGCGCCGCCGAGCTCTATATCCAGCAGGGCGCCGTCTACGTGTTCCGCGAGGGGCGGCTGGAGAAGTTCAGTTAG
- the fabI gene encoding enoyl-ACP reductase FabI, whose translation MAQNSGLMQGKRGVILGLANNRSIAWGIAKACHAAGAELAFTYQGDALKKRVEPLAAEIGGLVLGHCDVTDAATIDAAFAVLKEKWGKIDFLVHAIAYGEQLDGRYVDTTPENFSKSMLISCYSFTAVAQRAEKLMTDGGSLITLSYYGAEKWMPHYNVMGVAKAALEASVRYLAADLGEKNIRVNAISAGPIKTLAASGIGDFRYILKWNEYNAPMRRNVSTEDVGGSALYLLSELSRGVTGEVHHVDSGYHVLGMKRPDAPDISFGG comes from the coding sequence ATGGCGCAGAATTCAGGTCTGATGCAGGGCAAGCGCGGGGTCATCCTCGGTCTTGCCAACAACCGCTCGATCGCCTGGGGCATCGCCAAGGCATGCCACGCCGCGGGCGCCGAGCTCGCCTTCACCTATCAAGGCGATGCGCTGAAGAAGCGCGTCGAGCCGCTCGCCGCCGAGATCGGCGGTCTCGTGCTCGGCCATTGCGACGTCACCGATGCCGCGACCATCGATGCCGCCTTCGCGGTGCTGAAGGAGAAGTGGGGCAAGATCGACTTCCTGGTGCATGCGATCGCCTATGGCGAGCAACTCGACGGCCGCTACGTCGACACCACGCCGGAGAATTTCTCCAAGTCGATGCTGATCTCCTGTTACTCGTTCACGGCGGTGGCGCAGCGCGCCGAGAAGCTGATGACCGACGGCGGCTCGCTCATCACCCTCAGCTACTACGGCGCCGAGAAGTGGATGCCGCACTACAACGTGATGGGCGTGGCGAAAGCGGCGCTGGAGGCCAGCGTGCGCTATCTCGCCGCCGATCTCGGCGAGAAGAACATCCGCGTCAACGCGATCTCGGCAGGCCCGATCAAGACGCTCGCGGCCTCCGGCATCGGCGACTTCCGCTACATTCTGAAGTGGAACGAGTACAACGCGCCGATGCGGCGCAACGTCTCGACCGAGGACGTCGGCGGCAGCGCGCTGTATTTGCTCTCCGAGCTCTCGCGCGGCGTCACCGGCGAGGTGCATCACGTCGATTCCGGCTATCACGTGCTGGGCATGAAGCGGCCCGATGCGCCGGATATCTCGTTCGGCGGGTAG
- a CDS encoding sigma-70 family RNA polymerase sigma factor, translating to MSAFRQSVEAMIPALRRYARALTRDADAADDLVQDTLVRALRSERLFLGGDVRSWLYTILTNLNKNRRRSLARRPQFMQLTENNPDASGTEAEGRDIERALATLVEEQRSVLLLVMLEGMSYRQVADIQGVPIGTVMSRLARARAHVKASLEGERPALRRVK from the coding sequence ATGAGTGCGTTTCGCCAGAGTGTGGAAGCCATGATCCCGGCGTTGCGCCGCTACGCCCGCGCGCTGACGCGCGATGCGGACGCGGCCGATGATCTGGTGCAGGACACGCTGGTGCGGGCGCTGCGCTCGGAGCGATTGTTTCTCGGAGGCGACGTCAGGAGCTGGCTCTACACGATCCTGACCAACCTCAACAAGAACCGGCGGCGCTCGCTGGCGAGACGGCCGCAGTTCATGCAGCTGACGGAGAACAACCCGGACGCCAGCGGCACCGAAGCCGAAGGGCGCGACATCGAGAGGGCGCTCGCCACGCTCGTCGAGGAGCAACGTTCGGTGCTGCTCCTGGTGATGCTGGAAGGCATGAGCTACCGCCAGGTCGCCGACATCCAGGGCGTGCCGATCGGCACCGTGATGTCGCGCCTCGCTCGTGCCCGCGCCCACGTCAAGGCATCGCTGGAGGGCGAGCGCCCGGCGCTCAGGCGGGTGAAATGA